The region TAAGGATGCTTTGTAATAATCTTGATCCAGACGTTGCTGAAGCGCCAGAGTCTTTAATCGTCTATGGAGGTTTAGGACGTGCAGCACGTAATTGGGAGTCATTTGATAAAATTGTTGAAGTACTTAAGCAATTAGATGACAACCATACTCTCCTTATTCAATCTGGAAAACCTGTAGGCGTATTTCCAACTCATAAAGATGCACCACGTGTTTTAATTGCTAATTCTAATATTGTACCTCATTGGGCAACTTGGTCTCACTTTAATGAATTAGAACATAAGGGCTTGATGATGTATGGGCAAATGACAGCAGGAAGTTGGATTTACATTGGCTCCCAAGGAATTGTTCAAGGCACATATGAAACATTCAGTGCTGCGGCTAAAAAACATTTTAATGGTGATTTAAAAGGTCATTGGATACTCACGGCAGGACTCGGTGGCATGGGAGGCGCGCAACCTTTAGCAGCTGTTATGGCTGGTGCTAGTATGCTTGCTGTTGAATGTGATTTAAGCCGTATTAAAAAACGCCTACAAACACGCTATCTTGATTGTTATACAGATAATCTTGATGAGGCTTTACAATTAATCGCTGACTCTTGCCAGAAAAAAGAACCCTTATCAGTAGGGTTATTAGGAAATGCTGCTGAAATATATCCAGAGTTATTGCATCGAAAAGTAAAGCCTTCTTTAATTACAGATCAGACAAGTGCCCATGACCCTCTAAATGGTTATTTACCTAAGGGTTGGTCATTAGAAAAAGCAGAATTTATGCGCAAAACATCACCTGATGAAGTTGTTAGCGCTGCAAAGCAATCTATGGCTCTACAAGTAAAAGCCATGATTGGTTTTAAAGAGCAAGGTGTCGCTGTATTCGATTATGGCAATAATATCCGTCAGATGGCTTATGAAGAAAATGTTAAAAATGCATTTGATATTCAGGGCTTTGTACCGGCTTATATAAGACCCTTATTTTGTGAAGGCATTGGACCTTTTCGTTGGGTAGCACTTTCTGGTGATCCTAATGATATTTATGCAACAGATAAAAAAGTAAAAGAATTAATTCCGGATGATAAGCATTTGCATCGTTGGTTAGACATGGCTCGAGAAAAAATTGCCTTTCAAGGCTTACCCGCAAGAATTTGTTGGTTGGGTCTTAAAGATAGAGCGCGTATAGGGCTTGCTTTTAATGAAATGGTAAAAAATAAAGAAGTAAAAGCACCAATTGTTATAGGGCGCGATCATTTAGATTCAGGCTCGGTTGCCAGTCCTAATCGTGAAACAGAAGGGATGCGAGATGGTAGCGATGCTGTTTCTGATTGGCCATTTTTAAATGCGTTATTAAACTGCGCAAGTGGCGCAACGTGGGTTAGTATTCACCATGGTGGTGGGGTTGGTATGGGGTTTTCTCAGCATGCAGGGGTTGTCATTGTGGCTGATGGCACTGAAGAAGCAGCAAGACGTCTACAAAGGGTGTTGCATAATGATCCTGCCACCGGTGTTATGCGACATGCTGATGCAGGTTATGAAATAGCTAAGCAATGTGCCAAAGAAAATCAATTATGGTTACCAATGTTATAAAGGGAGTTATCAGGATGGCAGAGTCTTTTGAGCTGAATCCGGGGCAATTAAATTTACAAGATATTTATTTCTTGCTAAACACTAGGGCAAAAATTACACTTAGCCCATCCTGCTTGCAACCGATTGAAAGCTCTAATAAAACGGTTAAAAAAATTATTGCTGATGAAAAAACTGTTTACGGTATAAACACGGGTTTTGGATCACTTGCTTATCAAAGAATATCCTCAGAAAAATTATATCAATTACAACGCAATATTGTTTTATCTCATGCATGCGGTTGTGGTGAATTATTAGATGATGATATTGTGGCCCTCATTTTATTATTAAAAATAAATGCCTTAGCTTGTGGTTATTCTGGGGTACGTAAAGAATTAATAGAAGCATTGCTAAGCCTTTATAATCAACAAATTTATCCTTGCATTCCTGCGATGGGATCAGTAGGCGCTTCAGGAGATTTAGCGCCTTTAGCACATTTATCTTTGCCTTTAATAGGCGAAGGAGAAGTGCGTTTTGAAGGCGAAATTTTATTATCAAAAGATGATAAAATAAGAGAGCGTATACCTGTTTTAGCTTTAGGCCCTAAAGAAGGTTTAGCGTTATTAAATGGTTTGCAAGTATCAACTTCTTTATGCCTTAAAGCGCTGTTTGATACAGACTTATTATTTAAAACTGCATTAATAGCTGGTAGCCTTTCTGTGGATGCTGCTAGAGGTAGTGATAGTCCTTTCGATGATCGTATACATCTTATTCGTGGTCATGAAACCCAACGTCTTGTTGCAAGTCTCTATCGATTATTTTTATCTGGCAGTCAAATTAGAGAGTCGCATCGATTATGTAATCGGGTCCAGGATCCCTATTCTCTTCGCTGCCAGCCCCAAATAATGGGTGCTATTTTACATCAAATACAATTTGTAGCGCAGACGTTGCAAATTGAAGCTAATGCGGTAACTGATAATCCTCTCGTGTTTGCAGCAGAAGGTGATATTTTATCAGGAGGAAATTTTCATGGTGAAATCATTGCTATGGCAGCTGATAATTTAGCTTTAGCAATAGCTGAGATTGGCGCAAATGCTGAAAGGCGTATAGCACTTTTAATCGATCATCATTTCAGTGGCTTACCTGCTTTTTTAGTCAAAGATTGTGGTCTAAATTCAGGTTTTATGATAGCTCATGTCACAGCCGCTGCTTGTGCTAGTGATAATAAAGCTTTAGCACATCCTCACTCAGTTGATAGTTTGCCTACTTCAGCCAACCAAGAAGATCATGTCTCAATGGCCACAAATGCAGCTAGACGTTTAAATAATATGATCTCTAATACCGCAACCATTTTAGCAATTGAATTATTAGCAGCCTGTCAGGGTTTAGAGTTCCATGCACCCTTACAAACCTCACCACTTCTTAAGGAGGTTTACGAAAAAGTACGTATACATGTTTCAGCTTTTGAGCAGGACCGCTATTTTGCGCCAGATATTGCCATAACTAAAGAAAAAGTTTTACAGGGCGAATTTAAAAATTATGTGACCGAAAATTTCTTCTAATAGAATTAAAGGATAATCGTGACTGATCAAGATGAGTTACTATCTAGTTTTGAAAATCATCAACGTTTATTTGCTAGTCATCCTTATTTACCGGTGGCAACTAGATTAAAGCATTTGCGCTTATTAAAAAAAATGTTACAACATCATGCCCTTGGCTTAGCAGAAACTATTAATACAGATTATATGCATCGTGCCCGTGAAGAAACGTTACTTCTTGAAATTTTCCCAACCATTAATGCTATTAATTATTGTTTAAAAAACTTAAAAAAATGGGTAAAACCTAGAAAAAGGAAAATAGATTGGTACTTTGGGACTGGAAAGGCACACATTATAGCGCAACCCATTGGTGTGATAGGAATTATTGCACCTTGGAATTATCCTATTTTTCTATCCATGGTGCCACTGGCATATGGCTTGGCTGCTGGTAACCAAGTCATGATTAAAATGTCTGAATTTACGCCCAATGTAGGACAAAAACTGCAAGAACTTATTGAGCTTATACCAGGCTTAAATGAGTATGTTAGTATCCATAATGGGGATATTGCTTATGCAGAAAAATTTACTAGCTTGCCATTTGCTCACTTATTATTTACTGGCTCTACATCAATTGGTAAAAAAGTAATGGCTACGGCCAGTAAAAATTTAACGCCGGTTACCTTAGAGTTAGGTGGAAAATCACCGACAATTATTTCTTCTTCCGCTAATGCTCGTTTTTTAAATAGAATTTTTATGGGTAAATTGTTTAATGCTGGTCAGACTTGCCTGGCACCGGACTTTTTATTAATTGCCAGAAAATGGGAAAACGACATAGAAAGATTAGCAACTCAATTTATGCAAAAGCATTACCCTGATATGACTGATAGTAAGCAGTATTCTAATATTATTTCTAATAAACATAGCGAAAGGCTTTTAAGTTTATTAGAAGATGCTCGCGCGAAAGGGGGCAATATTGTTCAACTGGGCGATTTAAAAGAAAGTAGGCGTGCTTTACCTCTTTACTTAATTTTTAATGCAAATTCAACCATGCAGCTTATGAAGGAAGAAATATTTGGGCCATTATTGCCTATCATTGTTTATGATACCTTTAAAGAGGCTGTAGATTTTATATCATCCTTACCCAACCCATTGGCTATTTATTATTTTGGCAATGACAATTTAGAAGTTAATCAATTACAATATGAAACATTATCAGGTGCTCTCGCTATAAATGATACAGTGACGCAAGCGGCTATTGATGATTTGCCATTTGGCGGCGTTGGCCAAAGTGGAATAGGGCGATATCATGGTCAAGAAGGTTTTGATACTTTTTCTAATTTAAAACCCATTTTTAAGCAGGGCAGGTTATCAGCAATCACATTCTTTTACCCACCTTATGGTAAATTATTGTATTATTTTCTTAAGCTTTGGGCTGGTATCCGTTTTTCAAAAAATAGTTTAGATAAGTAATTAAGCTATTGACATAGGTGTATGTTAATTATTATGACAGTTGAAATATTTACTGATGGCGCATGTAAAGGTAATCCCGGTCCCGGTGGCTGGGGCGCTTTGCTTAGATTTAATGGCCAAGAGAAAAAAATTTATGGTGGCGAGACCCTTACCACCAATAATCGTATGGAATTAACAGCGGCTATAAAAGCCTTACAAGCATTAAAACGACCTTGTACAGTAGAGCTATATACAGACTCGCAATATCTACGCCAAGGCATGACCACATGGCTTATGGGCTGGAAAAAAAATGGTTGGCGCAATTCTAAAAAAGAACCTGTCAAAAATGCGGATCTTTGGCAACAACTTGATGAATTAGCAAATCAGCATAAAATTAATTGGCATTGGGTAAGAGGACATAATGGTCATTATGAAAATGAATTAGCTGATGCTTTAGCAAATCAAGGCATACTTGAAGCTGTAAAATAACTAATTTAGGCTATTATTTAAATAAATATTTTTATTAGCAATGTAAAATTAGGTTATTCATTGCTAATCAATTAATTAATTTTTATCTTAGGATGTCTAATGCGGCAAATAGTTTTAGATACAGAAACAACTGGGATTGATCCCCAAAATGGGCATCGAATTATTGAAATAGGTTGTGTAGAATTAATTGATAGAAAGCTGACTGGTAATAATTATCATGTTTATTTAAATCCTGAACGAGAAGTAGATGAGGGGGCGTTTAAAGTTCATGGTATTAGTACGGAATTTCTTGCTGATAAACCAAAATTTTGTGACGTTGTCGAAGAATTAATTGCTTTTATCAAAGATGCAGAGCTTATTATTCATAATGCGGCTTTTGATATTGGCTTTTTAAATGCTGAGTTGACTTTACTTAAGCATCCTCACCAAATGCATAAGTATTGTAAAGTGCTAGATACTCTTTTGTTAGCTCGCGAGAAACACCCCGGGCAACGCAATAGTTTAGACGCCCTTTGTAAACGTTATGAAATAGATAATTCAAATCGTCAATTGCATGGCGCTTTGCTTGATGCTGAGATTCTAGCACTTGTCTACTTAGCGATGACTGGCGGTCAGACTAGTTTGTTTGAAGATAACCTTGAGCGCGTCGAGTCAGCAATTGTTGGTGCTACAGTTAATGAAGCAACACTTAAGAGCTCTTCACCCATTATTTATGCTACTGAACAAGAAATAGCTAACCATCAAGAATTTATTGATTTTTTAGTGAAGAAATCTGGTATTAATCATTGGGAAGATGAAAAGAATTAATTCAACTAGTTGTCATAAGAATTAGCAAAATAGTTGTATAGCCGGCTTTTTGACTAATTAAATCTATAATTTAGCTCCGTAGTTTTCCATTGTATTCATTTATTTTAATTCGTATAAAGAAGAGCAATCTTTAGCTTTTTTACTAGTGGTAGAACTATTGATTTAAATTAAAATTTTATGGATAGAGTAGAAATAAAAGTAGATATAGCCTATTTGCTATAATTCTTATATTGTTCCAATCTTAAAATACGGATATCTACTATGTCAGATATAACTATTATTGAGTTTTTGACTGCATTAGAATTTGCTCCTAGTATTTCTAAAATGGCTAAAAATTTAGGAATTTCTGGACCACGAGTTCAAGCACTACTTTGTCTTTTAGGAAATAATTTAGAAGGAGTAATGAAATTAAGTGAAGGCAGGATAGATGCATTGAAAGGGAACTTTAAAAATAAAAATTTATTTGATTATTTATTAAATAGGGATGATTTTGGTTTATTAAGTCAACAAGACTTATTAAAAATTTCACCATATGTGAATAAAAGTTTATTAGCAGCAGTGTTTTCATGCGCCCATGACACACTAGAAGGGGAATTAAAAAATAAAGGTTTAAGTATCGATAACCTTCAAAAAAGGTCTATAAATGGGAATGATTATATCCAGGTTCACAAATTTATTATATATGTAAATAATTTACGTATAACCAACCAATTATCAAATAATACTCTTAATTCCCAGTCTAGTTCTTTTGGCTCTAGAGGGTCAATTGTCTCATTTCAATCTACAAATGTGGAAGGAGTAGATTTAATTGAGGATAAGCTGGACTTTTTATTAAATCATTTATTAGATATAAATCTAGATGATATCGCAGCATTAGAATTTTGGATTGCAGATTTGACTAAAGCTTTAATACCCATTACTCAAGCAAATTCAACGCAGGCAGGTATTGTTAGGGAGATTTTTAAAGCCTTTACCCGATCGTCGCATGATCCTAATCCATTTATTGATAAGTTATTAAGGGATATTACCAGTAAATTAATTGCTCCGGCTCCGATCTTAAGTGCTTTAGGTGAGGGGTATGATCAATATGTAAAAACTTATAAGCGTCCATCTGGATTACCATTCCCCAATAGCATTTTTTTTATGAATAGTCAGACGAAAAATTATTCAAAAGGTGCTCCAGAAGATACCCCAGATTCATCTTCTTTTGAGCCTCCCGCGCAACTAATGCCAGATGCCTTTTCGGAAAAGGAGAGAAGACCTTCTAAGGTTAGGCGTTTTGATTCTTTTTTTTCGCCATCAACAGCTAACAATATTCTTTCAACACTTGCAAAGCTTGCATTGAAATTTTCAGCTATAAAATTTACATCTCCAAGCGCAGATGAGGAATTTGAAACTTGGCTTAAAGATTTAGGAGGATTATTGCAATCATTTGATATAGTTGAAGAAAAAACAAAAATTGAAATATTGGCTGCTGCTTTACCCTATAATTTCGATAACCCTGAATTTAGAACTTCATTACTTTTAGCGAATACAAAAACAACTGATGAGAATTTTTATTTATTAATTGAGGCGATGTTCTTTAAATATCCTTCTTTTAACAAGACCCCACCTCGTTGATATTATCGTTAATGAGATCGCATCACCTGTAAAATATTTCGGTTAAGTAGTATTAAGATCTAGTAGGGTAAATATTTAAGTGAAGCATTTCAAAATTAATTAAGACAAATACGGCATGAATAAATTTTCATCCTACCTAAATGGCGATTTGTTATTTAAAAATGAACTAAATTTAATTAAAAATTTTATAGATTGTTATATATTTTAAACTGAATTAAAACCAAGGAGGAAGTATCATGCTAACTGCAGACGAAGCAAAAAAGTTGTGGGATTTGGTGGAGCCTTTAGAAACAGCAATGTTGGTAACGTTGGAAAATAATATTTTACAAGCTCGCCCTATGTATTTAGCTCAAAAAGAGTTTGATGGAACATTTTACTTTTTTACAGAGCATCCCTCTGAAAAAACGGAAGCTCTGGAGCATAAATCGGAAGTATGTTTAGCTTTTAGTTCTCCTAAGTCACAAACGTTTGTATCTGTTTCTGGACAAGCATCCTTGTGCCAAGATAGAGGGTTAATTGCTAAATTATGGAATCCTTTTGTGGCTTCTTGGTTTCCGCAGGGGAAGGAATCACCTTTAGTCGCTTTGATAAAAGTTGAGTCTTTTCAAGCTGAATATTGGCAAGGAAAGGGTACAAAGGTTATACAGTTATTTAAATATGGCAAAGCTTACTTAACTGGCAAACGTCCTGATGTTGGAGAGCATGGACATTTGTAATGAATTAATTGTCATCAAGTAGCTTAGAAAGGCTACTTGATGGTTAGCTAAATTGTATAGTTGATTTAATTATGACGGTAAATCTGTCATTTCTTTAAAATAAGAACACGTGTATTTTTATAAATACCTATCGCTAATTAGCAGTTTCCAACTTATCAAATAAGTGCCAGCATAGACATATAAATTTTTAATACCTAATAGGAAAATTAAATTTATTGTTAATTCAATAACTTATTATTCATTATCTAAAAATAAATTATAAATTGAATATAAAGTAAGCAAATAGATTAAAAAATGTTCTATATTTAAGATAACTTCAATAAAGATAGGACTCATTATGGAAGCTGAGTTAAGAATAAGTCGTTTTGTGGTCTATTTTTTTTCCTTTTCTCTTATTTCCTATTCATCAGTAAGTTTTGCTAATACATTCATATTTAACCCGAAAAAATTAAGTTGGTCTGCTGTTAATCATAATGGTAAAGTAGTTCGCAGTGGTAAAGCCTCGGGAGGTAGTCGATATTGTAAAGATGTAAAAAGAGCCTGTAAAACCCCATCAGGTACTTATAGGGTTATTAGTAAACAAGGGCCAGAATGTCGCTCAAGTCGCTATCCTTTAGGTAAAGGCGGATCACCCATGCCTTACTGTATGTTTTTTTCAAAAAACTATGCTATTCATGGCTCCTATGATGTACCGAATTATAATGCTAGCCATGGCTGTATACGTGTAAGGCCTCATGATGCTAGGTGGTTAAGTAACAACTTCATTCAAATAGGCACAAAAGTTGTTATACATCCTTATTAACCTGGTAAAAATCATTAACTATTCATCTTCAATGCTAAAGGAAGAACCACAGCCACATGTGGTTTTAGCATTGGGATTGCGAATTACAAATTGCTCGCCTTGAATGCCTTTTATGTAATCTATTTCTGCTTCGTGTAGGAATTGATAACTCATTGAATCAACAAGTAATTTAACAGAGGATCTTCCATCTGAGCAAGACTGTGTAATCACTGTGTCATCAGGTTGAATCGTTTCATCAAAAGTAAATCCATACTGAAATCCTGAGCAGCCACCGCCTGTAATATAAACCCGTAAATTTAAATTAGGGTTATCTTCTTCCGCAATTAAAGAAGCGACTTTATTCGCAGCATTAACAGAGAAGTGGAGGCCTGCTTTAGGATGCTCTAGTGCGGTAGGTGATGCAGTAGCATTACTCATTATCTACTCCTGAAAAAAATAATTAGGAAAATTGCTATTAGGTATTAATTAATTCTTGTCAATTAATACTAATATACAGAACCAAAGTAATTAATAATTAATTATATTGTAACACTTAACCTGGATTTTTGTGCTTGTTCATCAATTATTTGCTTTTTTTATTAACGAATAACTTTCTCTATAATGGCGCCTCCTAAACATTGGTTACGGTCATAAAATACAATGTATTGCCCCGGTGTTACTGCTCTTTGGGGTGTTGAAAACATAACACAATGACCTGTATCTATAGCAGGTGATATAACGCAAGCCTGGTCAGGTTGCCTGTAACGTGTTTTAGCGTAGCAGGTTAAAGGAAGTTTATCTTCATAAAGGGCTAACCAGTGAATATTGCTACAAATTAATCCTTGTGCATAAAGCATAGGATGATCTTTACCTTGTGCGACAATTAATGTATTCGTTTCGGTATCCTTATCAACAACATACCAAGGCTCATCACCACTATCATAGCGTCCGCCAATACCTAAGCCTTGACGCTGGCCAATTGTGTAAAACATCAATCCATCATGCTGCCCTAACATCATTCCATCACTACTCATTATTTTGCCTGGTTGAGCTAAAATAAATTCATTAAGGAAGGATTTAAACCGTTTTTCTCCGATAAAACAAATACCAGTAGAGTCTTTTTTTTGAGAAGTCACTAAATTAAGGTTAGCAGCAAAAGAACGTATTTCTGATTTTAAATAATCCCCAACTGGGAATAAGGTTTTAGCCAAGGCTTCTTTATTAACAGCATTTAAAAAATAGGTTTGATCTTTATCTCTATCTTTAGCCTTAAATAAATTTCCATCTTCCACTTTGGCATAATGACCTGTAGCTATAAAATCGGCACCTAACGTAAGTGCATGATTTAAAAAAGCTTTAAACTTAATTTCTTTATTACATAAAACATCGGGATTAGGGGTGCGTCCAGCTTCATATTCCTGTAAAAAATGCGCGAAAACTCTATCCCAATATTCGGCAGAAAAATTAATAGTGTGCAGGTGAATACCTAATTGATTAGCTACGGCTTGTGCATCAGCTAAATCAATGGCAGCAGGACAGTAATTATCCTCGTCGTCTTGCTCCCAGTTCTTCATAAACAAACCTTCAACATGGTATCCTTGTTCCTTCAACAACCACGCTGCAACTGAAGAATCAACACCACCAGACATACCTACTATTACTTTTACTTTCATAAATTATGACGATTCTTAAGGGTTATATTTATACCCAAAACTATATTTTGATAGATTGTGGGCATATATTTAAGTTTCAACTCAATGAGGTTAGATATATACTATATTCTAAGTTGTTATCTAATTGTCATTTTGTCAAAAAAGAGAACATTAAATAAAATTAAATGTGTCATTATATAATATTTGAGACTTAATATGCTAATTGATCTTAAGACCCAAGCTAAACAACTTGAGAATCAAACTGTTGAAGTGTATGTAACGAAAAGATTACCCAATAGGATTCCTACCCCTTGTTCACTAAAATGTATTTATGAAGTTAAGCCGATAGATAATTATTTTCTCTTATCTATGCAAGTGAGTGGCACTATCGAAATCGAATGTCAACGTTGCTTAAATATGTTTTTATATGATTATAAAAACATAACAACGCTCGCCATTTGTAACTCAGAAGCTTCTGCTGAAAAATTAATGGAAAAATATGAGTGTATTGTAGCTAATAATTTTTTTATAGATCTGGTAGAATTAGTTACTGATGAATTACACCTTTATAGTCCGGAATATCATTTAAATATTGATGATTGTGATGCAGAAGTGAGCAAATTTATCCGATTTTCATCAATAAGTGATGATAAAGAGTAAGTAATACTTGGATTACAGTCAAAAAATATGTAATATTTCGCACCAATAAATACAAATTGCCTAGGAGTAACGCAATGGCCGTACAACAGAACAAAAAAAGTCGCTCTCGCAGAGATATGAGACGTTCACATGACGCTTTAAAAGCACCTACTTTAAGTGTTGATAGTACCACAGGTGAAACCCATCGTAGACATCATATAACTGCTGATGGTTACTATCGTGGTCGTAAAGTTTTAGATACCGATAACGTTTACGAAGACGAAAAAGAGTAACTCGCTTGAAAACTATTACCATTGCTATCGATGCGATGGGTGGGGATCATGGCCTAAAGGTTTTGATCCCCGCTTGTGTTCGCGCAGTAAAAAACAATCCTGACCTAAGATTATTATTAGTCGGTGATCAATCTCAAATTACAGCCCAACTTAAGAAGCAAGGGCATTTTAATCACGATCAATTTGATGTAATTCATGCTTCTGAAGTGGTAGCCATGGATGAATTACCTTCACATGCCATGCGTAATAAAAAAGATTCCTCAATGCGAGTAGCCATAAATTTAGTCAAAGATGAACGTGCAGCAGCTTGTGTTAGTGCAGGTAATACAGGTGCCCTAATGGCCACTGCCCGCTTTGTTCTAAAAACGCTTCCTGGCATTGATAGACCGGCCATTATTGCAGAGCTACCTACTTTACAAAGTAAGACCCGAGTAATTGATTTAGGTGCTAATGTTGATTCCTGCGCGGAACATCTTTTTCAATTTGCTGTGATGGGATCAGCGCTTATTCAAGCAATTGATAAAAAATCGAAACCTAAAATTGCTTTATTAAATATTGGTGAAGAAGAAATCAAGGGGAATGATAAGATTAAGCGTACTGCTCATATGTTAGCTAATTGTAGTTTATTAAACTATGTAGGCTATGTAGAGGGAGATGGCTTTTATTCTGGGGAAGTAGATTTGGTTGTTTGTGACGGCTTTGTTGGTAACGTTGCCTTAAAAGCAAGTGAAGGCCTTGCCAAGCTTATGTTAGCTATTCTAAAAGAATCCTTCGTAAAAAATTATTTGACTCGCCTAATGAGTATTCTAGCTTGGCCAGCCTTAAAGGGCTTAAAAATGCGTATGGATCCCGCACGTTATAATGGTGCTAGTTTGATAGGTTTAAATGGAATCGTAGTCAAAAGCCATGGTAGTGCGAAAGAACTCGCTTTTCAACATGCTATTGAAGAGGCTATGCTGCAGGTCAAAAATAATGTAGTTGATTTAGTACGCGATCAGATAAATGAGTTTATTAATCAAGGTTTACTATTATGATGCATGCAGTTATTAATGGCACAGGTAGTTATTTGCCTGAAAATAGACTTACCAATTATGATTTAGAAACTAAACTTAATACTTCACATGATTGGATTATCTCTCGTACCGGTATTAGTAGTCGACATATTGCATCTGATTATGAAACGACTTCTTATATGGCAGCCCAAGCGGCTAAGCAAGCTCTTAACTCTTCCACCATTAATGCTGATGAAATAAATTTAATTATTGTTGCAAGTTGCACCCCCGATAAATTTTTTCCTGGTATTGCTTGTTACGTACAAAATGCATTAGGCATCAAATCTTTTATTCCTGCACTTGATATTGGTGCTGCCTGTAGTGGGTTTGTTTATGCCATGGATATTGCTAAACAATATATTCAAACAGGCTCAGCAAAAAATGTGTTAGTTATTGGTAGTGAAGCCATGTCTCGTGCTGTTGATTGGACAGATCGTTCCACCTGTGTACTGTTTGGAGATGGCGCTGGCGCGGCTATCTTAAGTGCTCAAGAAAGGACGCCAGAAAACTCAGGAATAGTGGCGAGTGTTCTACATGCTTCTTATGATGCCAGTTCATTATTAACCTATCCAAATAGCACTTCTCTTGATAAAAAAGCTATAATTGGTATGCGAGGCAATGAAGTATTTAAAATTGCAGTTAATATGATGGGTGATATTGTTGATGAAGTTTTAGAGGTCAGCAATTTAACTAAAGCTGATATTAATTGGTTAATTCCTCATCAAGCTAATATCCGTATTATTCAAGGGATTGCTAAAAAACTAGAATTATCTATGTCACAAGTAATTGTCACTATCGAAAACCAAGGGAATACATCAGCTGCTTCTATACCCTTAGCGC is a window of Legionella busanensis DNA encoding:
- a CDS encoding YceD family protein, whose product is MLIDLKTQAKQLENQTVEVYVTKRLPNRIPTPCSLKCIYEVKPIDNYFLLSMQVSGTIEIECQRCLNMFLYDYKNITTLAICNSEASAEKLMEKYECIVANNFFIDLVELVTDELHLYSPEYHLNIDDCDAEVSKFIRFSSISDDKE
- a CDS encoding beta-ketoacyl-ACP synthase III; the protein is MMHAVINGTGSYLPENRLTNYDLETKLNTSHDWIISRTGISSRHIASDYETTSYMAAQAAKQALNSSTINADEINLIIVASCTPDKFFPGIACYVQNALGIKSFIPALDIGAACSGFVYAMDIAKQYIQTGSAKNVLVIGSEAMSRAVDWTDRSTCVLFGDGAGAAILSAQERTPENSGIVASVLHASYDASSLLTYPNSTSLDKKAIIGMRGNEVFKIAVNMMGDIVDEVLEVSNLTKADINWLIPHQANIRIIQGIAKKLELSMSQVIVTIENQGNTSAASIPLALDLAIKEQRIKRGDLLLLESFGGGMTWGAMVVRY
- the mnmA gene encoding tRNA 2-thiouridine(34) synthase MnmA — encoded protein: MKVKVIVGMSGGVDSSVAAWLLKEQGYHVEGLFMKNWEQDDEDNYCPAAIDLADAQAVANQLGIHLHTINFSAEYWDRVFAHFLQEYEAGRTPNPDVLCNKEIKFKAFLNHALTLGADFIATGHYAKVEDGNLFKAKDRDKDQTYFLNAVNKEALAKTLFPVGDYLKSEIRSFAANLNLVTSQKKDSTGICFIGEKRFKSFLNEFILAQPGKIMSSDGMMLGQHDGLMFYTIGQRQGLGIGGRYDSGDEPWYVVDKDTETNTLIVAQGKDHPMLYAQGLICSNIHWLALYEDKLPLTCYAKTRYRQPDQACVISPAIDTGHCVMFSTPQRAVTPGQYIVFYDRNQCLGGAIIEKVIR
- the plsX gene encoding phosphate acyltransferase PlsX — protein: MKTITIAIDAMGGDHGLKVLIPACVRAVKNNPDLRLLLVGDQSQITAQLKKQGHFNHDQFDVIHASEVVAMDELPSHAMRNKKDSSMRVAINLVKDERAAACVSAGNTGALMATARFVLKTLPGIDRPAIIAELPTLQSKTRVIDLGANVDSCAEHLFQFAVMGSALIQAIDKKSKPKIALLNIGEEEIKGNDKIKRTAHMLANCSLLNYVGYVEGDGFYSGEVDLVVCDGFVGNVALKASEGLAKLMLAILKESFVKNYLTRLMSILAWPALKGLKMRMDPARYNGASLIGLNGIVVKSHGSAKELAFQHAIEEAMLQVKNNVVDLVRDQINEFINQGLLL
- the rpmF gene encoding 50S ribosomal protein L32, coding for MAVQQNKKSRSRRDMRRSHDALKAPTLSVDSTTGETHRRHHITADGYYRGRKVLDTDNVYEDEKE
- the erpA gene encoding iron-sulfur cluster insertion protein ErpA; this encodes MSNATASPTALEHPKAGLHFSVNAANKVASLIAEEDNPNLNLRVYITGGGCSGFQYGFTFDETIQPDDTVITQSCSDGRSSVKLLVDSMSYQFLHEAEIDYIKGIQGEQFVIRNPNAKTTCGCGSSFSIEDE